The Nitrospiria bacterium DNA window CATTACAGGCATTGCGCATCTTTATGAACATATGGCTTTTAAAGGAACCCAGACCATCGGTACCACCCATTACCGGAAAGAAAAAAAAGTTTTAGGGGAAATGGACCGGGTGTTGGAAGAGATTAAACGCGAGGAGGCTCTAGGAGAAAGGGGGGAAATCCAACGTCTGAAGGGGTTGAAATCGCGTTTTGAGGAACTGCAGAAACAAGCGGATGAATTTGTGGTTCCAAATGAATTCAGCACGCTCTATGAGCGCCAGGGGGGTGTGGGTTTTAACGCTGGAACGGGGCAGGAATTTACCCGGTATGTGGTCAGTTTGCCTTCTAACCGGGTTCCTTTTTGGATTGCGATGGAGCAGGAGCGGATGTCTTACCCGGTTCTTCGGGAGTTTTATAAGGAGAGGGATGTGGTCATGGAGGAGCGGCGAAGAAGCTATGAAGCCAATCCCATGGGTAAACTTTATGAAGCGTTTTTGGCAACGGCTTTTATCGCGCATCCTTACCGGTTACCGGTCATCGGGTGGTCTTCCGACATTGCTCAACTCACACGACCGGAAACCCAGTCTTTTTTTGAAACCTATTATGGGCCCAACAATGCGGTGGTTGCCATTGTGGGGGATGTTAACGCAAAAGCCCTTATCAAAACACTGGAGAAAACCTTCGGAAAGATTAAGACACGGTCCTTTATTCCCCCAGTGGAAACCCAAGAACCCCCGCAAGAAGGGGAGCGGCGTGTTGAAATTGTTTTTGATGCCAATCCCGCCGTGATGGTTGGGTATCACAAACCTGGGAT harbors:
- a CDS encoding pitrilysin family protein, whose translation is MKRFWVVFSFVVFFLFTLKTPLPGQDLEGLVVEHTLQNGMQVLIVERPQVPLVSFNISYRVGGVNEHAGITGIAHLYEHMAFKGTQTIGTTHYRKEKKVLGEMDRVLEEIKREEALGERGEIQRLKGLKSRFEELQKQADEFVVPNEFSTLYERQGGVGFNAGTGQEFTRYVVSLPSNRVPFWIAMEQERMSYPVLREFYKERDVVMEERRRSYEANPMGKLYEAFLATAFIAHPYRLPVIGWSSDIAQLTRPETQSFFETYYGPNNAVVAIVGDVNAKALIKTLEKTFGKIKTRSFIPPVETQEPPQEGERRVEIVFDANPAVMVGYHKPGIHHPDEVVFDVIDSLLSNGRTSRFYKKIVQEKQLAVSVSTSTGVPGARFTNLFMIDAIPRSPHTTQEVENAIYEELVRLGEEPVGQRDLQKILNQLDASLIRSLQSNSGMASQLAYFETIAGSWRYILKAREDIGKVTPEDIMRVAKTYFTKENRTVATLVKKNIPTNKEFKEEDRGS